The Mucilaginibacter sp. PAMB04168 genome contains the following window.
ATATTCTCATAAAGAGCCAGGGCACTCAGGTTGTGTTTGCCAAAGCTACGCTGGTAGTTCAATCCAAGTTGTAAGTCATTTTTAGTGCTTTGATCGAATCGTTCGGTCAAATTCGACGGTGCATTATTGAGCGTCGGCGACTGCACGCCATTGGTGTAAGTGTATAAGTTGAATGCCTTGTTGAAAGTCTGGGCAAGGCCGTAATTATTGTCATAGGCAAATGCCGCCCTTGCACTCAAGCCTTTTACTGTTGGAATCACATAATTTAAATTGAACACCGAGGTAAACCGCCGTGTGTTTTCGTCACTATACCCTCCCAGGTCCCGGCTGAGTGCAGCCAAAATATTTTGTTGCTGGGAAATATTGGAATCAAACCGGGCTAAATAATTGGGGTCGTTGTTAGAATAAGGACTCAACACAGGTGCGATGCGCCAGGTCGTCCGTCCGGCCAGCGCAGCAATATTACCTGAAGCTGAATTCGGTGCCGTAGACACCACATTGTTGAAACCGATGTTGGCGTCTAATGTTAGACCATCCAAGATCTTCGCCGTTACGGTTTGACGGAAATTATACTTTCTGCTTTGCTCAATATCCGAATTTAGGAATCCGCCTTCCCTGAAGTATCCGAGCGACGTAAAATATTGAACCTTGTCGCTTCCTCCATTGATCGTTAAGTTATGCTGTTCCTGCGTATTTTGCTTTTTGAATACGGTCGCCGTCCAGTCCGTGCTCGGCAAAGTGCCGTTAGCGTAATCAGCGATTTGCTGCCGGGAATATAATGGCGTGAATGGATCTGTGCGTCCCGAAACGAAGTCATTAAAGGCTTTTTCATTGTAGAGTTCGGTATATTGCGCTGCATTGGACAGTTGCGGGATCTTTCCCCGCCTTGCAATACCTACCTGGAAATTGTAGTCAACTTTCAATTTACCGGCAAGCCCTTTACGTGTCGTTACCAGGATAACGCCGTTCGCAGCCTGTAAGCCGTAGATTGCCGCGGTTGCATCTTTCAACACACTAAAGCTTTCGATTTCGTTCGGATCAAGCCGGGCGAAATCAGCCTGCGATCTGGGAATGCCATCAATTACGAACAGCGGACCGCCAACGGGACCGTTCGGCTGTGGCGTGATGCCATCATTCCGATAGGTTGCAAAGCCCCGTATATCAATGGAGGTTTCGAACTTTCCCGGCTGTGCCGACAATTGCGTCACACGGACGCCCGGTGTCCGTCCGGTAATGGTATTGGTGAGGTCACTAACAGAATTTTTCCTGATCTCACTTGCTGATACTGTACCCACAGACCCGGTAAGAGAGGTCCGCTTTTGCGTACCATAAGCGACGACGACGACGTCGGTCAGCTTGTTTTCGACCTGCGACAGTTTTACATTGATACTTTGTCCGGAAGTTACGGCAATCTGTTGGGTCACATAACCAATATAACTAATGCTTAATTCGGCCTTCGAACTTGGCACATTGACCGTAAAAACGCCATTAACATTGGTAGTAGCACCAGCGGTGCCCCCTACTACCTTTACATTCACGCCTACAAGGGGTTCACCCTTTTCATCGGTTACCTTTCCGGATACGTTTGCGTTTTGTGCATACGACTGTATGGTAAGAAATGATGTAAGCAAGATTAATAGAAATCTTCTCATGCTTTAGCAAATTTGATGTAAAAATTGTTTAAAACTTTTCAGATGTTATCCTGCCGTCAGGCACTTGGGAACATCCATACTGATTTCAAGCTCATGAGCCTGTTGATTTTTCTAATGGACCGGGAGAGTGTCCGCGTGTACTTGCCGCGAAAAAACCGGAAACGCTTTCTGCATAATTATTGAATTAAATGGTTTAAAATTGATTAGATCTATTGCGCTAAGTAATTAGCGGCCGCTTAAAAAAAGTATAATAAAGTCTTAAAATTCAGCACGCAGCCTCTTTTCTTATGGTAAAAGCATGTTTATAACTACTTTTTTCCGTTTTCACGATTTACATTATTGATTTTTTCGGTCCGTTTCGAAGAATCTTGAATTCCGTAATTGCTATTATACTGCAGCAGGTTTCCGTAAATCTTTATCGCTTTATTCGCGCTAGCAAGTGCCTCGAATTCGAAACCGCTTCTGTCGTTTCCTTCAGCTAAGTTGTTGCGTACGTCCAGGTGCGTTACCTCCATGCAATGCAGGCCGGATAATTTGTTTCTGGCCATCTCACATCTTTCAATCAGGCCGTCGTGAATGTAGGACAGGGAAATTCCGTTCCCCCAAGGTGACGTATCAAAGCGGCTATTGGTTACTATCAGTTGACTGGCGTGGGATACTTGCAAATTGTGCAGTAGCCCGGGACCGGGCACCACGCTGGAACCATTGTCGCTAAAGTCGCAACTGTCAATGAGAATATGATTTGCTCCTCTAATAGCCACTCCATTTTTTGTAAAGTTCTGAACAGTGAGATGGGCGAAGCGCAGCCTGTTGAATTGACCTGCACGATCAGCCGAAAAAAAAATGCCTTCCCGGCTAGTCGCATTCATATAAGACCGGGAACGCCTGTCATGATTCGGGTCCGGGTTGGTGGTTACACTATTTGCCCCTTCAATGATCATATTCATAATGGTTACATCATGCAGGTCGACCTCCCCGTTCACCATAGTTTTTTCAGCTATACCCGGCGCCAGAGTCAATACAGTAGATCTGCCCTGACCTGAAAGCTTCGTCAGACTGTATATTTTCAATGGCGCTTTAAGCACATAGATTCCGCTGTTTAAAATAATCCAGCTCTTTTTCCCCTTACAGCGGTCAAGCACCGATTGAAGTGAATCTGCTTTCCCAACGAAGATAGCCTCTTTGGGAACTCCACCTGAGGGCTTTTCACCAGCCCCTATGACTGACTGATTTGCAGGAACTTTGTGGGAAATGTTCAGTCTGTTGGACATCGCCGGCAGCGCGCCGGGTTCCTTCCGTATGCCTGTTAACACGCCGGTCGATGAATGAGGGCGGGTTCTGCGGATGATTTCCAGGGTATTGGGCATGCTAATGCCCTTTACCTGCGTGTAGTGATTATAGACAGCTTCATAGATATCCCTGAGTTCGTCACGGTCGCGGATGGATAGCACCCCGTATACCGGTATATCCTTACCGGTCAGGAAAGCGGTGGTGTACTCATAGCCCAAGGACAGCCTGTTGTCGCCGTCGGCATAAAGATCGGTACCCTGGGTCCAGGCGACCTGCGCAGCTTTAGCAAATTCTCCTAATCCCAATTGTACATGCCCCCAATCACGTGTAGTTTCCTGAACTTGCCCGTTCGAATATATGTACTTGGTGATGCCGGAATTACCGGGGCCCCGCTTATAACGTTCTATCGCACTATTAAAAATATCCTGCTTATCGGTAAAAACGCCGATACATAATAAGGTGTTGATGATCGATGCATCCCAGTTTCCATTAGCCTCCGTAAAGAAGTCTCTCACCGTTGGATAGTAAACCGTTAGCATGAGCTTTTGGAATTGTATGATGTCTTTCTGTTGCCACCCGGACGCCGTATATTTTAAAATCTCCGCCGCATTTAAAAAATTGAAGGCAGTCAGGCCAACGTTCAGCTTGGCGTTATTGTCGTCAAAATCCCATAAAGTGTAAGACCATGCATTGAGAATTTCGATCGCTTTCTGTGCGTATTCCCGTTTGCCGGTGATATACCACATCAAGGCATGCCTGTAAGCCATGTCCGAACTTTCGGAGAGCTCCCGTCCACCCTTACTATTCGCGCCGTACGGTCCAACGGAAACATGGGTAACAGGTTGCGGTTTAAATGACAGGCTGGCTGTTCTTCGCAGATTGTCGAATGCTGTCTTCCACGGTTCTGCCCCGGCAATCACCTGTCTTCTCATGAATTGAAGATCAGTAGCGCTTTGCGCAAGGCCGGGATGGCGAAACGTCATCCCGCTTTGTGCAAACAAACTATTCGTCAGCATTGCAACTGCAATAATCAATATAACTTGCTTAACCATCGGATATTCGTTTTTAAAGCTATCTCGGACGATTTGCGACTGCCTTACCGAAATTACGGTTCGGCTTATCACTCATATAAACCTTCATGTTTCCGCCTGAGATGATATCCTGGTGCCGGATGTATGACCTGCTATATGGCTTGTTGTTCAATTCAATGCGATCGACATAAATGCTTTGTGAAGATGGCTTCACGGTTTCGACCGTAAAGGTCTTTTGCTTACTTAGCTGAATGGTTGCCTTTTTGAAGAGGGGACTGCCGATCACATAGTTGCCGGACGCCGGAAACACCGGATAAAAACCCAGCGAAGAAAAAACATACCATGCTGACATCTGCCCGCAATCCTCGTTGCCGATGATGCCATCCGGACGGTCATGATAAAATTCTTTCATGATGAAACTCACCTTCTCAGCCGTCTTCCATTGTTCTCCGGCATAGGCATATAAATAGGGAATGTGATGTCCCGGCTCATTACCATGTGCATACTGTCCAATGTTACCGGTTAAGTCTACCAGATCGCCGGCGGGTGGTATGGTAAAGAATTGATCAAGCTTTTTAATAAATGCTTCCTGTCCGCCAAGCAAGTTAATTAATCCAATAACATCTTGTGGAACAAGCCATCTGTATTGCCAGGCATTACCCTCAGCATAGTCAAGACCGTAAGGTTTCTCCGATTTTAAAGGGTTGAAATTGGGGTTCCAGGTGCCGTCGGCCATTTTACCGCGGAAAAACCCGACGCTTTTATCATAATAAAGCTTATAGTTCTGCGCGCGCTTTTTGAAGTATGCATAATCTTCGGTTTTGCCCAAAGCTTTCGCAAATGCTGCAATGCTGCCATCGGCTACGGATAATTCCAGCGCATTCGCGACCGGACGGCCTATACCCACATCAGACGGCACGGGCTGAAACTTTTTAAGATAGTTCAATCCTCTCATGTCAGACATCGCAGTGTTTCTGACCGCCTGATACGCCTTTTCCGCGTCGAAGCCGCGGTAACCTTTCAGATAGGCTTCGGCAATGATCTGCATACTGCTGATCCCTACCATCGTACCGGTATCATAGCCGTTTAAGTGCCACACAGGAAGGTAGCCTTGCTGATCATAGATCATAAGCATCGTTTTCACGATGTCATTCATCCTATCCGCATTGAGCAAAGTATACAGCGGGTGAGCAGCACGGTAAGTGTCCCAGGTAGAAAAAATGGTGTAATTGTCAAATCCGGCACTGGTGTGCGGTTTCTGATCGGCTCCCCAGTAATCTCCGTTATGATCGTTAAATAGTGAAGGGTGCATCATCGCGTGGTATAAAGCGGTGTAGAACACCCGTTTTTCGGCTTCATTTTCAGTTTTTATACCAACTTTTGACAATTCCGCATTCCACTTGTCGTCCGCTTGTTTCACAATTTTTGGAAAGTCCCATTCCGGAATCTCTGCGGTTATATTGGCGAGGGCATTATCGGCGCTGACTGGTGAGATACCCACCTTAAATTCCACCAGATCAGGCGAGGTATCAAAGCTGATCAAGCCTTTGGTTGCGGTACCCTTAAATTGTTTACCGGTCTGTAGACTAGCGCCCTCATACACTTGAAACCTTTGTATGGGCTGCGAAAACTTAACAGCAAAATATGCCTGCTGCCTTTTCGCCCAACCTGAGGAATACCGATAGCCTTTCAGCGTATATGCATCTGTCTGTTCGATATAAGTTTCGGTCGATTTATCGTTTAATCCCTCCTGCAAATCAATGATGATATGAGCATCCTTGGCATTATGGAATTTGTAACGATGGTAACCCACACGTTCCGTCGCGGTGAGCTCGGCATCAATGTTATAATCAGCAAGTGTAACGCTGTAGTAGCCGGCTTTAACCTTTTCAGTTCTATGAGAGAAGAGCGAACTGTAGCCCGACCGGTGGTCCTGCTGTGTTCCTTTATTCGTTTTCACTGCACCAGTATAAGGCATAACCGAGATATCACCCAGATCACCAATGCCGGTACCGCTCAGGTGCAGGTGCGAAAAGCCAATAATGAGACTATCGCTATAGTTATAGCCGGAACACCAGTCCCAGCCTTTAAAGATATTATTGGGCCCAACCTGGACCGCACCGAAGGGTACATTTGCACCTACAAACACATGTCCATGTCCGCCCGATCCAATGAGCGGGTCCACATAATTAGTCAGCTTTTGAGCTCGAGCGAGTTGCGTAGTACTAAATATTAAAGTAGCAGCGGTGATGTATCTAAAAAAAATAGTTTTGTAGCTATTCATAGAAATGTTTTGTATAATCGCTTGGTTTAAAATAGTCATATCAATAATGAGGTCTTTTTTATTTTGCAGGAGGCGGTGGTGGTATATCGAGCGGCAAGGGCGTTTGCTTTTTTAAATCCTGCCTGCGTAACCTGCCAAATAGAGATAATAGTCATTAGGAATGCCTTCTTCAAATTTCACAAAGTTACTTTTGCCTACCGGTGGGTTCTTGCTGATTTTGAAAATGGCCGTACCCTCGTCAATTTCGTCAAACATGGCAATATATAGCATTTTGGCCCCGACACTTATGTCACCTGATATTTGCTTCCAGAAAAACTGGCCCTTGTTACGCGGCATTTGGTCTTGCGGACTGTTGGGATACATATTATGCCAGCTAAAGCCCGGATATACCGTTGGGACATAGTCAATATGATTATCCGAACACCATTTAATATCCCCGGCTATATGATCTTTAAAGGCAGGATATTTTGCTTCATCGTACCGGCCCACAAACCAGGGGTGAATGATGTCTGCCGCACGAAACACATCCAAAAGGTGCGGGTCGGGCTCCGTATCACTTTTAAGATCACGCCAATAACCTGGTACGCCAAGCATGATAGAACAGCCGCCATAGACAGGGTCATTCTTTAAAAAATCTATAATCTTTTCTATATTACTAATCAGGTATTGCCGTTTGGCAAAACCAACTCCCCACAGCGCTATCAGCGGCTTCCCATTATGGTACAGGTAGGATTGTTTGTTACCACGTCCAGCTAACTTAAGGCTATCCAACAAATGTTTCCAGTCGTCCATAATAAGCTGAACATCCTCGTTACCCATCCCGGACAGGTCATACATCAGGCTGATTGCGCGGTGATGCTTTTCGGCTGCGTTTAATGCATTGCCAAGCACACGGTCGTTATGCTGCAAACTGGTCTTCTTCTTTAGGTTACTGATAAACCGTTGTACAAAAACACCGTCGATGCCATACTGCTGCATCCATCTGAAATGCAGATCGACGGTTGATTTATCGTAAGAACTAAATAAGTACGCTGAACTGCTGTCGGAAGACCGGAACGGTGTTTTGTACTTTACTTTATACTCACTCATATCAGGCCACATATCAACCTTTATACTTCCGGGCGCAAACTCGCCCCGTGATCTATAATGATTCCAGCCTCTTTTAGCACCATCACCTGGCGCATTGAACCAGCCCTGATAGCCTGCCATTACCAAACCCTGATAACTTTTGAAGGCCGAAGTCGCGCTATGTTTGGACTGGGCCAGGCCCGAACTGCAAACCAATAGGCTTAACCAACACAGCATATATTTTTTCATCATCGTGTATTATTCAACGCCCCAGCTTTTATTAGGCTTAGGTCCCATTTCCAATTCCAGTATGCCACCATTAATCAGTTGATTGTGGGTGAACCACGGCGTATCCAAAGCTTTGCCATTAAACCTTGCGCTTTGTATATATTTATTCACTACCGAGCAGTTATTGGCGAGGAGTTTAAACTGTTTCCCGCCCGGCAAATTGATGGTTACTTTCTCAAACAGCGGGCTTCCTATGGTATACACAGGTATACCCGGTGTCACCGGATAAAAGCCCATTGAAGAAAATACGACGAATGCGGACATCCCTCCACCATCTTCATCGCCTGGAATTCCCCAGATATTATCTTTATACCAAACATCTAACAAAAACCTGATCTGCTTCTGTGTTTTCCACGGAGCGCCTGTATAGTTGTATAAATATGGAATGTGAAAGCTGGGCTCATTACCCATGGAGTATTGACCAATAAGACCGGTCGCATCGGGAAACTTGCTCCAAAATTCATACTTACTGCGACCAAGCCCTTCACGAAATAATTGGTCAAGCCTTTTTTCAAAATCATCTTTCCCGCCCATCAGTTTAATCAGACCGGGTACGTCCTGTTGAACTTGCCACATGTATGTCCAACCGTTATTTTCGTCATAATAATCCCGTCCGCCCATACCACCGTCGAACTTAGGGTCTATCAGTATCCAATTGCCGTTGTTGTCTTTCGGCATAAACATCTTTAAAGCGCTATGCCATAAGTTCCTGTAATTTCCTCCCCGCGCGTTAAATCTGGTATAATCAGCAGTTTTACCCAGCTCTTTAGCCATTTGGCCGAGTGCCCAGTCATCATAGCTGTTGCCAAGGGTTATGGCCACCGCCTGTCTCTTTTCAAAGGGATGAACTTCGGGAACATATTCCACCTGGCCCTTTTTCAACGCCGGGAAAAAACCGTTTTTATAATAAAAGTCGTCCAGGAGGGTTTTAGGGCCGTTACGCCAAGGCAGCATGGTGGCCTGTGTCGCGTTTTTCAACATACCATCATACGCTTTATTCAGATCAAAACCTCTGATTCCTTTACGGTAATCATCCAGGAACATAATTGATGAATGGAACCCATTCATACAAGCGTGGTCACCAAATAACACGGGAAACGTGGGCATCCAGCCACTTTGCTCG
Protein-coding sequences here:
- a CDS encoding TonB-dependent receptor, producing MRRFLLILLTSFLTIQSYAQNANVSGKVTDEKGEPLVGVNVKVVGGTAGATTNVNGVFTVNVPSSKAELSISYIGYVTQQIAVTSGQSINVKLSQVENKLTDVVVVAYGTQKRTSLTGSVGTVSASEIRKNSVSDLTNTITGRTPGVRVTQLSAQPGKFETSIDIRGFATYRNDGITPQPNGPVGGPLFVIDGIPRSQADFARLDPNEIESFSVLKDATAAIYGLQAANGVILVTTRKGLAGKLKVDYNFQVGIARRGKIPQLSNAAQYTELYNEKAFNDFVSGRTDPFTPLYSRQQIADYANGTLPSTDWTATVFKKQNTQEQHNLTINGGSDKVQYFTSLGYFREGGFLNSDIEQSRKYNFRQTVTAKILDGLTLDANIGFNNVVSTAPNSASGNIAALAGRTTWRIAPVLSPYSNNDPNYLARFDSNISQQQNILAALSRDLGGYSDENTRRFTSVFNLNYVIPTVKGLSARAAFAYDNNYGLAQTFNKAFNLYTYTNGVQSPTLNNAPSNLTERFDQSTKNDLQLGLNYQRSFGKHNLSALALYENIDNAANFTQTYIQYAIDAIQTTNAGILSTSQATGSKSANANISYVGRINYDYAGKYLAEFGFREQGSSYFAPGSRYGFFPYGSVGYRLSEEPFIKNNFKWIDNLKIRGSYGKLGDDVAAAQGFPSFLTGYVYPATGSTLSPGSGGSKVGSVFGTSGITKGVDFRSVVPSLTWYESKTTDIGLEASFWKGLLTFEADVFRRDRTGLLAGQIASIPSVFGAALPKVNLNSDRTQGFEIILGHHNKIGQLVYNISANMGYSRSQWLHFEETAASDPYNNYRTKFSNRYFDQIFGYKVIGQFQNYQEIYAAPIQDGAGNRTLLPGDYNYEDTNGDGIIDQRDQTVLATGGNRPLTYFGVTFDFQYKNFDLTALIQGATNYSITYQDQLSRPFFQPDANPVALYYDRWHRADLFDVNSAWIPGRFPSTGVRQNYKDAGFVNIGNGGNGNAAESNFLQYGNSRSIFDGTYARLKQLQIGYTLPAKALSKLHIARFRVFATGYNLFTVNSKALDFVDPEFTNSRLYGYNYPLVRNYNIGAQVTF
- a CDS encoding alginate lyase family protein, with product MVKQVILIIAVAMLTNSLFAQSGMTFRHPGLAQSATDLQFMRRQVIAGAEPWKTAFDNLRRTASLSFKPQPVTHVSVGPYGANSKGGRELSESSDMAYRHALMWYITGKREYAQKAIEILNAWSYTLWDFDDNNAKLNVGLTAFNFLNAAEILKYTASGWQQKDIIQFQKLMLTVYYPTVRDFFTEANGNWDASIINTLLCIGVFTDKQDIFNSAIERYKRGPGNSGITKYIYSNGQVQETTRDWGHVQLGLGEFAKAAQVAWTQGTDLYADGDNRLSLGYEYTTAFLTGKDIPVYGVLSIRDRDELRDIYEAVYNHYTQVKGISMPNTLEIIRRTRPHSSTGVLTGIRKEPGALPAMSNRLNISHKVPANQSVIGAGEKPSGGVPKEAIFVGKADSLQSVLDRCKGKKSWIILNSGIYVLKAPLKIYSLTKLSGQGRSTVLTLAPGIAEKTMVNGEVDLHDVTIMNMIIEGANSVTTNPDPNHDRRSRSYMNATSREGIFFSADRAGQFNRLRFAHLTVQNFTKNGVAIRGANHILIDSCDFSDNGSSVVPGPGLLHNLQVSHASQLIVTNSRFDTSPWGNGISLSYIHDGLIERCEMARNKLSGLHCMEVTHLDVRNNLAEGNDRSGFEFEALASANKAIKIYGNLLQYNSNYGIQDSSKRTEKINNVNRENGKK
- a CDS encoding GH92 family glycosyl hydrolase, which translates into the protein MNSYKTIFFRYITAATLIFSTTQLARAQKLTNYVDPLIGSGGHGHVFVGANVPFGAVQVGPNNIFKGWDWCSGYNYSDSLIIGFSHLHLSGTGIGDLGDISVMPYTGAVKTNKGTQQDHRSGYSSLFSHRTEKVKAGYYSVTLADYNIDAELTATERVGYHRYKFHNAKDAHIIIDLQEGLNDKSTETYIEQTDAYTLKGYRYSSGWAKRQQAYFAVKFSQPIQRFQVYEGASLQTGKQFKGTATKGLISFDTSPDLVEFKVGISPVSADNALANITAEIPEWDFPKIVKQADDKWNAELSKVGIKTENEAEKRVFYTALYHAMMHPSLFNDHNGDYWGADQKPHTSAGFDNYTIFSTWDTYRAAHPLYTLLNADRMNDIVKTMLMIYDQQGYLPVWHLNGYDTGTMVGISSMQIIAEAYLKGYRGFDAEKAYQAVRNTAMSDMRGLNYLKKFQPVPSDVGIGRPVANALELSVADGSIAAFAKALGKTEDYAYFKKRAQNYKLYYDKSVGFFRGKMADGTWNPNFNPLKSEKPYGLDYAEGNAWQYRWLVPQDVIGLINLLGGQEAFIKKLDQFFTIPPAGDLVDLTGNIGQYAHGNEPGHHIPYLYAYAGEQWKTAEKVSFIMKEFYHDRPDGIIGNEDCGQMSAWYVFSSLGFYPVFPASGNYVIGSPLFKKATIQLSKQKTFTVETVKPSSQSIYVDRIELNNKPYSRSYIRHQDIISGGNMKVYMSDKPNRNFGKAVANRPR
- a CDS encoding glycoside hydrolase family 71/99-like protein produces the protein MMKKYMLCWLSLLVCSSGLAQSKHSATSAFKSYQGLVMAGYQGWFNAPGDGAKRGWNHYRSRGEFAPGSIKVDMWPDMSEYKVKYKTPFRSSDSSSAYLFSSYDKSTVDLHFRWMQQYGIDGVFVQRFISNLKKKTSLQHNDRVLGNALNAAEKHHRAISLMYDLSGMGNEDVQLIMDDWKHLLDSLKLAGRGNKQSYLYHNGKPLIALWGVGFAKRQYLISNIEKIIDFLKNDPVYGGCSIMLGVPGYWRDLKSDTEPDPHLLDVFRAADIIHPWFVGRYDEAKYPAFKDHIAGDIKWCSDNHIDYVPTVYPGFSWHNMYPNSPQDQMPRNKGQFFWKQISGDISVGAKMLYIAMFDEIDEGTAIFKISKNPPVGKSNFVKFEEGIPNDYYLYLAGYAGRI
- a CDS encoding GH92 family glycosyl hydrolase translates to MFKFLLSSAVFCCFYTLTYAQSAEQGNDNLKYIDTRVGNVGQLLQPTRPTVQVPNQVIRMYPQRSSYLDDQISSFPLTIVSHRLGEVFALMPSVTPVSAASWRQKLTYDHDLEITRPWYYSTFLVNEDITVEFTPGKKTGYYKFTFPAAAKSKVLLFSLYNAGPGSWKFISPDEIQGLETYHDDIKVYMYGKFNTKGTTGTDTDGQGNSPVTGKNVKAWIDFGAAAETVDFKYAISYISAEQARKNFQDEVASKSFDKVKDDAEDAWRQVVNQIQIEGGTDAQKRSFYSALYRCNERMVDITEGNQYYSGYDKKIHTSNSSFYVDDWTWDTYLAAHPLRAILNPVMEQDMLRSYVSMYEQSGWMPTFPVLFGDHACMNGFHSSIMFLDDYRKGIRGFDLNKAYDGMLKNATQATMLPWRNGPKTLLDDFYYKNGFFPALKKGQVEYVPEVHPFEKRQAVAITLGNSYDDWALGQMAKELGKTADYTRFNARGGNYRNLWHSALKMFMPKDNNGNWILIDPKFDGGMGGRDYYDENNGWTYMWQVQQDVPGLIKLMGGKDDFEKRLDQLFREGLGRSKYEFWSKFPDATGLIGQYSMGNEPSFHIPYLYNYTGAPWKTQKQIRFLLDVWYKDNIWGIPGDEDGGGMSAFVVFSSMGFYPVTPGIPVYTIGSPLFEKVTINLPGGKQFKLLANNCSVVNKYIQSARFNGKALDTPWFTHNQLINGGILELEMGPKPNKSWGVE